A region of Dictyostelium discoideum AX4 chromosome 1 chromosome, whole genome shotgun sequence DNA encodes the following proteins:
- the roco7 gene encoding ROCO family protein kinase codes for MDGYSSLSSSGNSIAPPRPTNNSVGGGSNSNNYNQREITTPLRGMVPNLGDGSSSQTLLFKNILLLQDVEFFCSILDNFCRSSSTQKITDLINSLIVILDDSFLELLRLFIKQTIDQAKQCSTDESNPLNYQSFYNLINRMAAIYLKSQLGGLMEKTMISQVLNFTPMIQEQIVILANKEANKNNNNVLSANSTPNVTALKTSPAIGSPRIIMGSNYNNSSNNNNIDSIDLNNNSPNMLKNNSPSTFINGSVPQINGGGGSYNLTPISSPTIGSSTPTIITSSSSTTTPTNNNNSNNNTPIISQTIIQNINVEHMKDQISQFSISIINTIFRSIEKFPPTVFQLFEMLYLDIHQVFSPDFCFELMKKIFFTKLICPILANLKSPPNMANGKFFTKTYIEISKVVLDIAFDRDQSRRGSVTTQEQIMHFIKGMIFRNTHSISMTAALNPTLNNQVIPPSIPLPSKEEACNNFINNIRSESSELEESFKRAKDLNTCISFARADRQIYLFSIFKEMLINFKISFNLLNNNQNNNQNINQNNNNNNNQNCNSNTSSPIISSRSGFYTLRNSSTNSSPTNPPLTARGNGSISIGNNNNNNNNNNNNNNNNNNNNNNNNSGGGGGGLNNSSNLLINPWVSSYQNSNISNSDQVQSTRVVQSFSKKWTSDELRPTYLGKSPKKRSWVLDKKNIKTQIINLHIFLDNYSVCRIVTVPMNITFQALANRIHTDSEFSDIQLNKEEYEMVIRYPEESITVLNDEGNQEVICEPELPLWMFDIDTESIIIFRPIKRRSPSSSFNIFLKFIFPSNSSFNSSSSSLPSTPHQKINPMILYINPQSTPQSIIDKFSKLIQPSLLDTAHLGFYLRDIDDESSSPPSIKIPNNNSFAHNKISTMDIIECGPRLSYEFSITVNGTIQNILIDFDNQIDNVANIFYNIYQHLIELSPRSLSSSSSSSSDINNNNNNNTNNNIELTSSGRILTSNGSKHNSNNSNNSSGSSNISEQNLKRSSGIIDSIINGHSNNNSNNYALALLSNSNFLPMFLPGQSKLQDYCFNVGDELILTEKTFVQLVEVLATPRRPPIALSSSLSQSNAFNSNVYNSNAYNSNVYNSNPYLSNYNGLSSQSLNSMNVDGAGGVGGFNGEQNQQQNKVIARVRVIWAGSNSSVDRLQSFINTSQNVNTTYSGSTMALNDVLSNPNQLLSTPLSRPLLSTVIAQDNTYICTSKNDYCMNNQVKLCIVGEESQEKLSFYNSLRKNYSQNGLLSSGGGRGGGFFGSNFIPSSTSNVNEVSSIDGVLHTSELVVGSAEIDQITLKTFYISGNEQYQVVHPLFISPQSLFIITYNPMNINSTMINYWLEIIQTKAQGSTVYLVGLSNTSIDEKKFVSFKSEYHRLFRFNNINSYSNISLKNSKQIKQLVQRLQNNAMMKQYHYKIPLSYSILKSQCQESVKEAYARNKMPLSSIPLIKNIARIFSIEPRDSEAAIKYLYEIGEVLYYRYEANDQLLNELVFLDSMWMSKLISAVLALKTQNGMTVVDQITQAWASLFPHCKTSSLLFLLEKFELVYISAEDSSVIIPQLFGGERPMVMRDLWSPTAHANNEYLRIYEFQFLPKGFFSRLSVRVLQHYDPLCIWQNGMVLQPAGQLWGGAAKSFDSQCLIEYDSVNFILKVSIRDDNKQQQLLKSIVDLVSSFILWYFPGRLSNVRVACTHCTNQHIENPTMYTLDYLENQASLGQTNVICKAQLGGIIHETLSPRTTKIDIYSLAFEVTFNSNKFSVIPYETLKFGPQLGSGSYANVYRGIWNGSEVAIKVLNFDDGHANTTEKYREFRNEAHITGELRHANTVSLMGVSLSPFCLVTELLQYGDLAKFIRNTAETFSWGTVLKLAIDVAKGMNFLHSCKPMIVHRDLKSANILLGGSSMDNLVAKVGDFGLSIKPIGKEVKGRKVWNWRWLAPECMGDGQYTEKIDIYSYAIVLWEIITRDLPFEEYVDQLKWNSIIEDKIMKGLRPTIPNECPPDMKQLITDCWSGDPKKRPSFNSILERLSTMQKTFNLNERLEFCKQLPPINEDQINQQQQQPPPQSQAAQQQQPSTSTPPLSQHQQKLSISNLQLNNLLNNHNSNGSNSSIQSSLSHNNNNLNNNINNNNNNNNNNNNNSSGGSSGVSHSGSSGNNFVIPIITAIANGGIGSGGNQHQQNGSSTPHSNSQSNSGSSSVYESGDGSLSSAGSFKILRYEMVLPVAFTSTIHSLYPVQNNKNEVFVWCGMGDGSVCVINSATRQIVSTSRIADSSRILGFSLIRKCTPSSSSVTLTSRSSLNLSSLASGSTPSPYSSGGSGGSLGSSYQPICPTIEEDSHIWAFYNEGILCFEAKSFKLLKTIKTNFITSLVDEGESVWSNCKEKTSCIKVISKSKLKTKKLMNVKTLDAQITTILIHHSSVGAVGASRVWLGTDRGMIFILEYPSMAPIAHHESHGGALIHTIKRMDRFVITCSERVICIFDESGIIKKRLDGLASRVLSLLILDTYIIGACYDSTILVWDSKQNFRMVQSLKKKHTDAISSLAFALSPQGKPQLWVGGWDKKITTYSFFEDLESSLSIALQTPPPSSYPTLATPRLGLVNVSKSKLFG; via the exons ATGGATGGATATTCATCACTTTCATCAAGTGGTAATAGTATAGCACCACCAAGACCAACAAATAAtagtgttggtggtggtagtaatagcaataattaCAATCAAAGAGAAATCACTACCCCATTGAGAGGTATGGTACCAAATCTAGGAGATGGATCATCATCTCAAACTTTATTATTCaagaatatattattattacaagatGTTGAATTCTTTTGTTCAATATTAGATAATTTCTGTagatcatcatcaacacaaAAAATAACAGAtctaattaattcattaatagTTATCTTAGATGATTcttttttagaattattaagattatttataaaacaaaCTATTGATCAAGCTAAACAATGTTCAACTGATGAAAGTAATCCACTTAATTATCAAAGTTTTTATAA tttaattAATAGAATGGCggcaatttatttaaaatcacaATTAGGTGGATTAATGGAAAAAACAATGATATCacaagttttaaattttacacCAATGATTCAAGAGCAAATAGTAATTTTAGCGAATAAAGaagcaaataaaaataataataatgtactATCAGCAAATTCAACACCAAATGTAACTGCATTAAAAACTTCACCTGCTATAGGATCACCTAGAATTATAATGGGaagtaattataataatagtagtaataataacaatatagattcaatagatttaaataataattcaccaaacatgttaaaaaataattcaccatCAACATTTATTAATGGAAGTGTTCCACAAATAAATGGTGGCGGTGGTAGTTATAATCTTACACCAATTTCATCACCAACCATTGGTAgttcaacaccaacaataataacatcatcatcatcaacaacaacaccaacaaataataataatagtaataataatacaccaaTAATTTCACAAACAATTATACAAAATATAAATGTAGAACATATGAAAGATCAAATTTCtcaattttcaatatcaattataaatacAATTTTTAGATCAATTGAAAAGTTTCCACCAACAGTATTTCAGTTATTTGAAATGTTATATTTAGATATTCATCAAGTGTTTTCACCCgatttttgttttgaattAATGAAGAAAATCTTTTTCACCAAATTGATTTGTCCAATCTTGGCAAATTTGAAATCACCACCTAATATGGCCAATGGTAAATTCTTTACGAAAACCTATATCGAGATTTCAAAAGTAGTATTGGATATTGCATTCGATAGGGACCAATCACGTCGTGGTAGTGTAACTACACAAGAGCAAATTATGCACTTTATAAAAGGTATGATCTTTAGAAACACTCATTCTATATCTATGACTGCCGCATTGAATCCAACATTGAATAATCAAGTTATACCACCATCAATTCCATTACCTTCAAAAGAAGAAGCTTGTAACAATTTCATAAATAATATTCGTAGTGAATCCTCTGAATTGGAAGAATCATTTAAACGAgcaaaagatttaaatactTGTATTTCATTTGCACGTGCTGACcgtcaaatttatttattttcaatttttaaagaaatgttaattaattttaaaatttcatttaatttattaaataataatcaaaataataatcaaaatattaatcaaaataataataataataataatcaaaattgtAATAGTAATACATCAAGTCCAATAATTTCATCTAGAAGTGGATTTTATACATTAAGAAATtcatcaacaaattcatcaCCAACTAATCCACCATTAACTGCGCGTGGTAATGGTTCAATATCAAtaggtaataataataataataataataataataataataataataataataataataataacaataataataataatagtggtggtggtggtggtggtttaaataatagtagtaatttattaattaatcctTGGGTATCATCAtatcaaaattcaaatatttcaaatagtGATCAAGTTCAAAGTACACGTGTTGTTCAATCATTTAGTAAGAAATGGACATCTGATGAATTAAGACCAACTTATTTAGGTAAATCACCAAAGAAGAGAAGTTGGGTATTGgataaaaagaatataaaaactcaaattatcaatttacATATTTTCTTGGACAATTATTCAGTTTGTAGAATTGTAACAGTACCAATGAATATCACTTTTCAAGCATTAGCCAATAGAATTCATACTGATTCCGAGTTTTCTGATATACAATTGAATAAAGAAGAATATGAAATGGTGATACGTTATCCAGAGGAATCCATTACAGTACTCAATGATGAAGGTAATCAAGAAGTAATTTGTGAACCGGAATTACCATTATGGATGTTTGATATTGATACAGAgtcaattataatttttagaCCAATAAAAAGACGTTCACCATCAAGTTcgtttaatatatttttaaaatttattttcccatcaaattcatcatttaattcctcatcttcatcattaccaTCTACACctcatcaaaaaattaatccaATGATTTTGTACATTAATCCACAATCAACACCACAATctataattgataaattttcaaaacttATACAACCATCACTCTTGGATACAGCTCATTTAGGGTTCTATTTACGTGATATCGATGATGAATCATCTTCACCGCCATCTATTAaaattccaaataataattcatttgctcataataaaatttcaacaatGGATATTATTGAATGTGGTCCACGTTTATCATATGAATTTAGTATAACAGTTAATGGtacaattcaaaatattctaattgattttgataatcaAATTGATAATGTCGCAAATATATTCTATAATATTTATCaacatttaattgaattatcaccaagatcattatcatcatcatcttcatcatcttctgatataaataataataataataacaacaccaacaataatattgaaCTTACAAGTAGTGGTAGAATTTTAACCTCAAATGGTTCAAAacataatagtaataatagtaataatagtagtggtagtagtaatatttctgaacaaaatttaaaaagatctTCTGGTATAATTGATAGTATTATTAATGGccattcaaataataatagtaataattatgCATTAGCATTATTAAGTAATTCAAACTTTTTACCAATGTTTTTACCAGGTCAATCAAAATTACAAGattattgttttaatgtTGGTGATGAATTAATACTAACAGAGAAAACATTTGTTCAATTGGTTGAAGTTTTAGCAACACCAAGAAGACCTCCAATagcattatcatcatctttaagTCAATCCAATGCTTTTAACTCAAATGTTTATAATTCAAATGCTTATAATTCAAATGTTTATAATTCAAACCCttatttatcaaattataatgGTTTATCATCTCAAAGTTTAAATTCAATGAATGTGGATGGCgctggtggtgttggtggtttTAATGGtgaacaaaatcaacaacaaaataaggTTATTGCTAGGGTTAGAGTAATTTGGGCAGGTTCAAATAGTTCAGTAGATAGATTAcaatcatttataaatactTCACAAAATGTTAATACAACTTATTCTGGTAGTACAATGGCATTGAATGATGTTTTGAGTAATCCAAATCAATTACTATCAACACCATTATCACGtccattattatcaactgTGATAGCTCAAGATAATACATACATTTGTACAtctaaaaatgattattgTATGAATAATCAAGTTAAACTTTGTATAGTAGGTGAAGAGAGTCAAgagaaattatcattttataaTTCACTTAGAAAGAATTATTCACAAAATGGTTTGTTATCATCTGGTGGTGGTCGTGGCGGTGGTTTCTTTGGTAGTAATTTCATACCGTCGTCAACAAGTAATGTAAATGAAGTTTCATCAATCGACGGTGTATTACATACGAGTGAGTTGGTAGTTGGTTCAGCGGAAATCGACCAAATTACATTGAAAACCTTTTATATATCAGGTAATGAACAATATCAAGTGGTTCATCCATTATTCATATCACCACAATCATTATTCATTATCACATATAATCCAATGaatattaattcaacaatGATTAATTATTGGTTAGAGATTATTCAAACTAAAGCACAAGGTTCTACGGTTTATTTGGTTGGTTTATCAAATACTTCAATTGATGAGAAGAAATTTGTTAGTTTTAAATCAGAATATCATCGTTTGTTTAgattcaataatattaatagttatTCAAATATCTCTTTAAAGAattcaaaacaaattaaacaattggtACAACGTTTACAAAATAATGCAATGATGAAACAATATCATTATAAAATTCCATTAAGCTATTCAATTCTAAAGAGTCAATGTCAAGAATCAGTAAAGGAGGCTTATGCTAGAAATAAAATGCCATTGAGTTCAATACCATTGATAAAGAATATAGCAAGAATATTTAGTATTGAACCAAGAGATAGTGAAGCTGCAATTAAATATCTTTATGAAATTGGTGAGGTGCTTTACTATCGTTATGAAGCCAatgatcaattattaaatgaattggTATTTTTAGATTCAATGTGGATGTCAAAATTAATCTCTGCAGTGTTGGCATTGAAAACTCAAAATGGTATGACAGTGGTCGATCAAATCACTCAAGCCTGGGCATCATTATTCCCACATTGTAAGACAAGTTCATTGTTATTCCTTTTAGAGAAGTTTGAATTGGTTTACATTTCAGCTGAAGATAGTTCAGTGATTATTCCTCAACTATTTGGTGGTGAAAGACCAATGGTTATGAGGGACCTTTGGTCACCAACTGCTCATGCCaataatgaatatttaaGAATCTATGAATTTCAATTCCTTCCAAAGGGTTTCTTCTCTCGTTTATCAGTACGTGTACTTCAACATTATGATCCATTATGTATTTGGCAAAATGGTATGGTACTTCAACCAGCAGGTCAATTATGGGGTGGTGCAGctaaatcatttgattctCAATGTTTGATAGAGTACGATTCAGTAAATTTCATTCTAAAAGTTTCAATTCGTGACgataataaacaacaacaattgctAAAGAGTATCGTTGATTTGGTGTCATCTTTCATTCTTTGGTATTTCCCTGGTCGTTTAAGTAATGTACGTGTAGCATGTACACATTGTACCAATCAACATATAGAAAATCCAACAATGTATACTTTAGATTATTTAGAGAATCAAGCATCACTAGGTCAAACCAATGTAATTTGTAAAGCACAACTAGGTGGTATCATTCATGAAACACTTTCACCAAGAACAACTAAAATCGATATCTATTCATTGGCATTTGAAGTAACAttcaatagtaataaattcTCTGTAATTCCTTATGAAACTTTGAAATTTGGTCCACAATTAGGTAGTGGTTCCTATGCGAATGTTTATCGTGGTATTTGGAATGGTAGTGAAGTGGCAATCAAAGTATTGAATTTCGATGATGGTCATGCCAATACCACAGAAAAGTATAGAGAATTTAGAAATGAAGCACATATAACTGGTGAACTTCGTCATGCAAATACAGTTTCATTGATGGGTGTATCGTTAAGTCCATTCTGTTTGGTTACAGAGTTACTTCAATATGGTGATTTAGCAAAATTCATTAGAAATACAGCTGAAACTTTCTCATGGGGTACTGTATTGAAATTGGCTATCGATGTTGCTAAAGGTATGAATTTCCTTCACAGTTGTAAACCAATGATCGTTCATAGAGATCTAAAGAGTGCAAATATTTTATTGGGTGGTTCATCAATGGACAATTTGGTTGCTAAAGTTGGTGATTTCGGTCTATCGATTAAACCAATTGGTAAAGAGGTTAAAGGTAGAAAAGTTTGGAATTGGAGATGGTTAGCACCAGAGTGTATGGGTGATGGTCAATATACGGAAAAGATTGATATCTATTCCTATGCAATTGTACTTTGGGAGATAATCACTCGTGATTTACCATTCGAAGAGTATGTTGATCAATTGAAATGGAATTCAATCATTGAAGATAAAATTATGAAAGGTTTACGTCCAACCATTCCAAATGAATGTCCACCTGATATGAAACAATTAATCACAGATTGTTGGAGTGGTGATCCAAAGAAAAGACCATCTTTCAATTCAATTCTAGAACGTTTATCAACAATgcaaaaaacttttaatctAAATGAAAGATTAGAATTTTGTAAACaattaccaccaattaatgaagatcaaataaatcaacaacaacaacaaccacctcCACAATCACAAGCCgcccaacaacaacaaccatcaaCTTCAACTCCACCACTAtcacaacatcaacaaaaattatcaatttcaaatttacaattaaataatttattaaataatcataatagtaatggtagtaATAGTTCAATTCAATCAAGTTTAagtcataataataataatttaaataataatataaataataataataataataataataataataataataatagtagtggtggtagtagtggtgtaTCAcatagtggtagtagtggtaataattttgtaattCCAATTATAACTGCAATTGCAAATGGTGGTATTGGTAGTGGAGgtaatcaacatcaacaaaatGGATCATCAACACCACATTCAAATTCACAATCAAATTCAGGATCTTCAAGTGTTTATGAAAGTGGTGATggatcattatcatcagCAGGTAGTTTTAAGATATTAAGATATGAAATGGTATTACCAGTTGCTTTCACATCAACTATTCACTCACTATATCCAgttcaaaataataagaatGAAGTATTTGTTTGGTGTGGTATGGGTGATGGTTCAGTTTGTGTTATTAATTCAGCAACTAGACAAATCGTATCAACCTCTAGAATTGCAGATTCAAGTCGTATACTTGGTTTTAGTTTAATTAGAAAGTGTACACCATCATCAAGTAGTGTTACATTAACAAGTAGAAGTAGTTTAAATTTAAGTTCATTAGCAAGTGGTTCAACCCCATCACCCtatagtagtggtggtagtggtggtagtttaGGTAGTAGTTATCAACCAATTTGTCCAACCATTGAAGAGGATTCACATATTTGGGCATTCTACAATGAGGGTATACTTTGTTTTGAAGCGAAATCATTCAAGCTATTGAAAACCattaaaaccaatttcaTTACGTCATTGGTAGATGAAGGAGAATCAGTTTGGTCCAATTGTAAAGAGAAAACATCTTGTATCAAAGTAATTAGTAAATCAAAATTGAAAACAAAGAAACTAATGAATGTAAAGACATTGGATGCTCAAATCACAACCATTCTAATTCATCATTCAAGTGTTGGTGCAGTTGGTGCAAGTAGAGTTTGGTTGGGTACTGATAGAGGTATGATATTCATTCTCGAGTATCCATCAATGGCACCGATTGCTCATCATGAAAGTCATGGTGGTGCTTTAATTCatacaattaaaagaatggATAGATTCGTCATAACTTGTAGTGAAAGAGTGATTTGTATATTCGATGAAAGTGGTATCATAAAGAAAAGATTGGATGGATTAGCATCAAGAGTTTTatcacttttaattttagatacCTATATCATTGGTGCTTGTTATGATAGTACCATTTTAGTTTGGGATTCAAAGCAAAACTTTAGAATGGTTCAatcattaaagaaaaaacatACCGATGCTATCTCTTCCTTAGCTTTTGCTCTCTCTCCTCAAGGTAAACCACAATTATGGGTCGGTGGTTGGGATAAGAAAATTACAACTTATTCTTTCTTTGAAGATTTGGAATCTTCTTTATCCATTGCTTTACAAACTCCACCTCCATCTTCCTATCCAACTTTAGCAACTCCAAGATTAGGTTTGGTTAATGTTTCAAAGtcaaaattatttggttaa